The Acinetobacter lwoffii genomic sequence AGGCTATTATGCCTGGCGAAAACGTCAAGCCAATACGGCACAGAAATATAATGACTTAAAAGCCGTATATTGGCAGCATCATGCACGATTGGGTGCACCTTCATTAGTACATGACATGCATGATTTAGGTTACAACATGAGCGAACGTACTATTGGAAGGATGCTAAAAAAGCTTGGTTTACGTAGCAGGATTGCGCGTAAATACAAGCATACGACTGATTCAACCCATCGTTTGCCTACAGCACCCAACTTGTTGGATCGCCAATTTACAGTTACTCAGCCTAATAAAGTCTGGACAACAGACATTACCTATATCCGCACTAAAGAAGGTTGGTTGTATTTATGTGTGATGCTAGATTTATTTAGCCGTCGTATCGTGGGGTGGCAAACCAGCCATCGAATAGACCGCCAGTTGGTGTGTGATACGTTTAACTATGCAATGGCTCGTCAGGGTTATCCAACTGGTGTTATGGTTCATTCGGACCAAGGCTCACAGTACTGTAGTCGTGATTTTAGAGCGCTGTTACTGAAAAATGATTGTACTCAGAGTATGTCTAGACGTGGAAACTGTTGGGATAATGCAGTGACTGAAAGCTTCTTTCATACATTAAAAGGTCATGTGGTACATGGCAGTGTGTTTTCGACTCGAAAAGAGGCGAATGCGGTCTTGTTTGATTATATTGAGATTTATTACAATCGGGTCAGAAGGCATTCTGCAAACGGCTGGTTAAGTCCAGAAGCCTTTGAACAGAAATATTTCAAGAATTTAGAGGGATCGATTGTCCACGATACTGTCTAGGATCACGAAAGTCCCTCTTTCTTAAAGAGGGATTTAGGGAGATTAAAAATCTAAAAACAAAAAAATCCCCTCAATCGAGGGGTTTTTTTATATCGAAACTAGAGAATTCTTAAACCACAGAATCATCCAGATTTGGCGCTAACCAACGTTTCGCTTCATCCAAAGTCCAGCCTTTACGCTTCGCATAATCTTCCAACTGGTCGCCAGAGATTTTACCTACGTTAAAGTATTCAGTTTCAGGGTTTGCATAATAGAAACCGCTGACTGATGAAGGTGGCCACATCGCAAAGCTCGAAGTCAGGTAAGTACCCATCTTCTCTGTCGTACCTAACCAGTCAAACAATGATGCTTTTTCAGAATGCTCAGGACAAGCAGGGTAGCCAGGTGCAGGACGAATACCCACATACTTCTCTTTAATCAAATCTTCATTCGACAATTGTTCATCTGCTTGGTAGCCCCAGAACTCTTTACGAATACGCTCATGTAAATGCTCGGCAAATGCTTCAGCAAAACGGTCACCCAAAGCCTGAACCATAATTGCGCTATAATCATCGCCTTTGGCTTTATATTCTTGTGAAAGCTCTTCGGCACCGAAAATCGACACGGTAAAGCCGCCCAAATAATCCTGAGCCACATCTTTCGGTGCAATAAAGTCCGCCAAAGAATAGTTGGCTCTACCTGTCACCTTGTCAGATTGCTGACGAAGGTGCTCAAAAGTATGGGTCACGTTGCCATTTTCATCTGCAACCGCAACTGTATCTGCTGCCACACGGTTGGCAGGATAGATCTTGAATGTTGCACGGGCATCAAAGCGTTTATTCTCGATAATATCTTTGAGCATGGCTTGAGCTTGTTCAAACAAATCACGCGCTGCTTCACCCACCACTTCATCTTCAAGGATTTTCGGGAATTTACCTGCCAGGCTCCAGGAAATAAAGAACGGCGTCCAGTCAAAATATTCCACCAAGGTTTCAAGCGGATAATTGGTGAATGTTTCTGAACCAATAAAGTTTGGTTTAACCGGTGCATTCTTGTCAAAGTCGATCTTGAAGCCATTTTCAACCGACTTTTGATAAGACAATTTCGCCGCTTTCGGTTGTTTGTTCGCAAGACGGGTACGAATTTTTTCATAATCCGCTGCATAGTCAGCCAGCAATTTTGGCTTCATCTCAGGAGAGAGCAACTGCGTTGCTACACCCACGGCACGTGAAGCATCTGCGGTGTAAAGCACGCCATCATTATGATATTGCGGTGAGATTTTCACTGCGGTATGCGCTTTAGAAGTCGTCGCACCACCAATCATTAACGGAATGTTAAAGCCTTTGCGCTGCATTTCTTTGGCAACAAAGACCATTTCATCCAGAGACGGCGTGATCAGACCAGACAAACCGATGATATCGACTTTTTCATCAATCGCAGTTTGTAGAATTTTCTCACATGGTACCATCACGCCCAGATCCACGATGTCATAACCATTACAGCCTAATACTACGCCAACGATGTTTTTACCGATGTCGTGTACGTCGCCTTTCACCGTAGCCAGCAGGATTTTACCTTTTGCTTCGGCTTGGGTTTTCTCAGCTTCAATGAACGGGTTCAACCACGCTACAGCCTGTTTCATCACGCGTGCAGATTTGACTACTTGTGGCAAGAACATTTTACCGGCACCGAACAGATCGCCGACTACGTTCATACCCGCCATCAATGGACCTTCAATCACATCCAGTGGACGTGTAGAGTTTAAACGCGCTTCTTCAGTATCTTGATCGATATAAGTCGTGATGCCTTTTACCAATGCATATTCAAGACGTTTTTCAACAGACTCATTACGCCATTCCAGATTTTCTTCGGCTTTTTGCGTACCACTTTGACCACGGTATTTTTCAGCAACAGCAAGCAGTTTTTCGGTTGCTTCCTGACCGCTTTTACCCTGGTTCTGGTTTAAAACAACATCTTCAACCGCTTCTTTCAATTCTTTATCGATGTCATCGTAAATCGCCATCTGACCGGCATTTACAATACCCATAGTCATGCCTTGCTGAATGGCATGGTACAGGAACACCGAGTGAATCGCTTCACGTACCGGTTCGTTACCACGGAACGAGAACGATACGTTCGACACACCACCAGAAATCATCGCATTTGGCAGGTTCTGTTTAATCCAGCCAGTCGCTTCAATAAAGTCCACGCCATAGTTGTTGTGTTCTTCAATACCGGTCGCAATCGCAAAGACGTTCGGGTCAAAGATGATATCTTCAGACGGGAAGCCTACTTCATTCACCAGAACATCATATGAACGCTTACAGATTTCTTTTTTACGCGCAGCTGTATCGGCCTGACCATCTTCATCAAATGCCATCACGATGACCGCGGCACCATATTGACGGCAGAGGCGGGCACGTTCGACAAACTCGTCATGACCTTCTTTCAGGGAAATCGAGTTCACCACGGCTTTACCTTGCACACATTTCAGGCCCGCTTCGATAATCTCCCATTTAGAAGAATCCAGCATGATTGGCACACGTGAAATATCCGGCTCAGAAGCAATCAGATTCAGGAAATGCACCATCGCACCTTGCGAATCGAGCATGCCTTCATCCATGTTGATGTCGATGATCTGTGCACCGGCTTCAACCTGTTGACGGGCAACATCAAGCGCTTCGGCGAAGTTTTCTTCACGAATCAGACGCAGGAATTTTTTTGAACCGGTGACGTTGGTACGTTCACCAACGTTCACGAACAGTGAATCTTTGGTGATGTTAAATGGCTCTAAACCGCTTAAACGGCAAGCCGGTTCAATTTCAGGAATTTGACGAGGGGTAATGCCTGCAACAGCATTTGCAATCGCGCGGATATGATCCGGCGTAGTACCACAGCACCCACCGGTAATATTAATTAAGCCACTTTCTGCAAATTCTTTAATGAAGGCCGCAGTTTCTTCCGGCGTTTCATCATAACCACCGAAGGCATTTGGCAAGCCAGCGTTTGGATGCGCTGAAACAAAGGTATCGGCAACATCAGACACGGTTTTAACGTGTGGACGCATCGCATCTGCGCCAAGTGCACAGTTAAAGCCGATAGATAACGGCTCTGCATGACGCATTGAGTTCCAGAAGGCTTCTGCAGTTTGACCAGTCAATGTACGACCTGATGCATCCGTGATCGTACCTGAAATCATGATTGGCAGTTCATAGCCTAATTCTTTAAAGACTTCTTTTACTGCAAAGATGGCAGCTTTGGCATTTAAAGTATCGAACACAGTTTCGATCAGGATGATGTCTGCACCACCTTCGATCAAGGCCTTGGTCGATTCAATATAGTCAACTTTGAGTGCATCAAAAGTGATGTTACGGAACGCCGGATCATTCACGTTTGGAGAAATAGAAGTGGTACGCGATGTCGGACCAATCACACCTGCCACAAAGCGTGGTTTTTCAGGCGTTGAATATTTGGCACAGGCTTCTTTGGCCAGACGCGCTGCTTCACGGTTAATTTCAGGAACCAGATCTTCCATGTGGTAATCCGACATTGAAACACGGGTACCGTTAAAGGTATTGGTTTCAATAATATCGGCGCCAGCTTCCAAGTAAGCTTCATGAATGCCTTGAATGATTTGTGGTTGAGTCAGCACCAGCAAATCATTATTGCCTTTGAGATCATAGGCCCAGTCAGCAAAACGCTCACCACGATAATCGGCTTCTTCCAGTTTATGGCGCTGGATCATGGTACCCATCGCACCATCGATAATTAAAATTCTTTTGGCAAGAAGTTCTTTTAAAGTGGTAAGTGTAGACATTCAAACTTTCTCAGCAGAAATCAAAAAAAACGACGCTAATCTTAGCAGATTAGTTGGCTGATTTCTGCTGAGATTGCTCAGAATGATGGATAAGCATGATATGAAAATTTGATAAGTCATCTAGAAAAACAACAAGTTTTAACATGCGGATCAGAAAATAATGCAATCTCGAATCTGATTCGATGCCTTACAGACAAGAAACAGGATCAGAAAATTAAGCTGATGCTTTCATTCATGAAATTGTCATATTGATGGCTTATGCTGTGCAAATGAAACTTTTGCTCTGCTTGATGACAGGTAGGGCATGAATCGTTTTGGTAGCAAAATATGTGCGGTTGCTAAGCTTAAATAAGCTGGAATACTCTCTTAAGTAATTGATTTATAAAATCAAAATCTAGTGTTTTAGTCGGAATTAAACAGGACGAATAGCAGCAAGAAAATCCAAATAATTGCTTCATATGACAGCAGTTTGTCATATAATTGTCACAATTTAACTGAACAATATGGGGATTCTTGAATCCTCTATTCCTGCTTGCATGAATCCTAATCAAACTCCCGTAGATTCAGCACACGGGTCGGCTTCCCAAAAGTCGACCAATGTTCATGTGCCAACACCGAAATTCTTTATGCCGGTGTTCCTGACTCTTATTATCACTACGCTGATTTATATCGGCTTCCAGTTGTCTGCAGATTTAGCGCATGTACCGGCCTTGGGCTTGTATTCAGTTATTTTGTTAGCGACGGCACTTTTTATTGCGTTGAGCTTTGAGTTCGTCAATGGCTTTCACGATACCGCCAATGCTGTGGCCACAGTCATTTATACCAATGCACTTTCAGCTCCTGTCGCAGTGATGTGGGCCGGCTTCTGTAACTTCCTTGGGGTTATGGTGGCCAGTGGTGCGGTCGCTTACGGCATTATTGCGTTATTGCCGGTCGAGCTGATCATGAATGTCGGCTCCGGAGCAGGCTTTGCCATGGTCTTTGCCATGCTGATCGCGGCTATTCTCTGGAATCTGGGAACCTGGTTCCTCGGTATTCCAGCATCCAGTTCACATACCCTGATCGGTTCGATTCTGGGTGTGGGCATCATGAACTATATTCTGAATGCCGGTACTGGCGCTTCAGGTATAGACATGGAGCAGGTGATGAAAGTCGGTAAGGCGCTGTTATTCTCGCCTTTAATCGGTTTTGCATTTGCTGCGATTGTGTTCCTGCTGGTGAAAAAAATCTTCAAGCGTCAACTGGAACTGTTTCAGCCACCTGAAGGTAACAAGCCACCACCACCATTGATTCGTGCCATGCTGATCTTTACCTGTACTGGGGTGAGCTTTGCCCATGGTTCAAATGACGGTCAAAAAGGTATGGGTCTGATCATGTTAATCCTGATCGGCTGTGTGCCGTTGGCGTACTCGCTGAACAAAAATCTGGATGTACAACATATTCAGTCTTTTGGTCAGTTATCTGCACAAACAGCGGATGTGATCTATCCAAATCATCAGGATATTCCGGATGAACAAGCTCGTGATGTGATCACCAAGTACATTCAGACCAAGGAAATTACCCCTGAAGTCGTGCCTGCATTGGCAAGCTTGACGGATCATCTGGGTGAGAAAGTCGGTAGCTATACCAGCATTAAGGATGTTCCTGAAGCTCAAGTATCTGAATTCCGTAATGACATGTATCTGAGCACTACAGCATTTAAGCGTCTGGATAAAGCAGAAGCTTTACCGGCAATGAGTGCTGCGCAGGAAAAAACAGTGGATGAATACCGTGACAATCTGGATTCATTCCTGCAATACATCCCGACCTGGGTAAAAGTGGCGACAGCCTTGGCACTTGGTCTGGGTACGATGGTCGGCTGGAAGCGTATTGTCGTGACGGTTGGTGAGCGTATTGGTAAACAGCATATGACTTATGGTCAGGGTATGTCTGCCGAACTTGTGGCAATGTCAACTATTGCAGCGGCAGATGGCTTTGGTATGCCGGTATCAACCACCCATGTATTGAACTCTGCAGTAGCAGGTACCATGGTGGCGAACAAGTCAGGTCTGAACTTCCAGATGGTGAAAACTATTCTGTCTGCCTGGATCTTTACTTTACCAGCAACGATCTGTTTGTCAGGTACTTTGTACTGGTTGCTTCTTAAAGTCTTCTAGGACTTTTTAAGGTAAAAACGCTGCTTTGGCAGCGTTTTTTTATGGGTGGAAGAAAAATTAAGGATGTAAAAGAGGAATCTAAATTACGATTAAGGCGACAGGGATGTCGCCGTTAGGCTGTGATATAGGGAGGCGAATTCAAACATGAGGTGCGACAGTTTGAAAAGTCTTATGATAATCAACAAGCTGAGCAAATTTCTCTAATGGTGTAAGCCAATCTAACGCTTTTCTAGGACGAGTATTCAGTGACATGGCAACTTGATTTAAATAATGCTGATCTGCCTGATTTAAATCAATCCCTTTAGGTAAATATTGCCTAATTAAACCATTCATATTTTCGCATGTGCCTTTTTGCCAGGGTGAATGTGGGTCACAGAAATATACATCTATGCCTAAATCTTCTTCAAGTATTTTATGTTCTGCCATCTCGCGTCCACGGTCATAGGTCAACGTTTTACGCAGTTCTGCAGGTAAATATTTCAGAGCTTCAGTTAAAGCCTTGCGCACTGATTCTGCCTTTGCATCAGGTAATGTT encodes the following:
- a CDS encoding IS3 family transposase (programmed frameshift), producing MAKRFSPEFKQQAIDYALSNSHESVAAIAQKLGVGYSTLDKWIRETNPAGSSKRQLSPEQQRIVELEKEVKQLKEANDNLKKSACVLSNRSCQEKYTVIQDLDMNEVTVSSACKYLGVSTSGYYAWRKRQANTAQKYNDLKAVYWQHHARLGAPSLVHDMHDLGYNMSERTIGRMLKKLGLRSRIARKYKHTTDSTHRLPTAPNLLDRQFTVTQPNKVWTTDITYIRTKEGWLYLCVMLDLFSRRIVGWQTSHRIDRQLVCDTFNYAMARQGYPTGVMVHSDQGSQYCSRDFRALLLKNDCTQSMSRRGNCWDNAVTESFFHTLKGHVVHGSVFSTRKEANAVLFDYIEIYYNRVRRHSANGWLSPEAFEQKYFKNLEGSIVHDTV
- the metH gene encoding methionine synthase, which gives rise to MSTLTTLKELLAKRILIIDGAMGTMIQRHKLEEADYRGERFADWAYDLKGNNDLLVLTQPQIIQGIHEAYLEAGADIIETNTFNGTRVSMSDYHMEDLVPEINREAARLAKEACAKYSTPEKPRFVAGVIGPTSRTTSISPNVNDPAFRNITFDALKVDYIESTKALIEGGADIILIETVFDTLNAKAAIFAVKEVFKELGYELPIMISGTITDASGRTLTGQTAEAFWNSMRHAEPLSIGFNCALGADAMRPHVKTVSDVADTFVSAHPNAGLPNAFGGYDETPEETAAFIKEFAESGLINITGGCCGTTPDHIRAIANAVAGITPRQIPEIEPACRLSGLEPFNITKDSLFVNVGERTNVTGSKKFLRLIREENFAEALDVARQQVEAGAQIIDINMDEGMLDSQGAMVHFLNLIASEPDISRVPIMLDSSKWEIIEAGLKCVQGKAVVNSISLKEGHDEFVERARLCRQYGAAVIVMAFDEDGQADTAARKKEICKRSYDVLVNEVGFPSEDIIFDPNVFAIATGIEEHNNYGVDFIEATGWIKQNLPNAMISGGVSNVSFSFRGNEPVREAIHSVFLYHAIQQGMTMGIVNAGQMAIYDDIDKELKEAVEDVVLNQNQGKSGQEATEKLLAVAEKYRGQSGTQKAEENLEWRNESVEKRLEYALVKGITTYIDQDTEEARLNSTRPLDVIEGPLMAGMNVVGDLFGAGKMFLPQVVKSARVMKQAVAWLNPFIEAEKTQAEAKGKILLATVKGDVHDIGKNIVGVVLGCNGYDIVDLGVMVPCEKILQTAIDEKVDIIGLSGLITPSLDEMVFVAKEMQRKGFNIPLMIGGATTSKAHTAVKISPQYHNDGVLYTADASRAVGVATQLLSPEMKPKLLADYAADYEKIRTRLANKQPKAAKLSYQKSVENGFKIDFDKNAPVKPNFIGSETFTNYPLETLVEYFDWTPFFISWSLAGKFPKILEDEVVGEAARDLFEQAQAMLKDIIENKRFDARATFKIYPANRVAADTVAVADENGNVTHTFEHLRQQSDKVTGRANYSLADFIAPKDVAQDYLGGFTVSIFGAEELSQEYKAKGDDYSAIMVQALGDRFAEAFAEHLHERIRKEFWGYQADEQLSNEDLIKEKYVGIRPAPGYPACPEHSEKASLFDWLGTTEKMGTYLTSSFAMWPPSSVSGFYYANPETEYFNVGKISGDQLEDYAKRKGWTLDEAKRWLAPNLDDSVV
- a CDS encoding inorganic phosphate transporter; translated protein: MNPNQTPVDSAHGSASQKSTNVHVPTPKFFMPVFLTLIITTLIYIGFQLSADLAHVPALGLYSVILLATALFIALSFEFVNGFHDTANAVATVIYTNALSAPVAVMWAGFCNFLGVMVASGAVAYGIIALLPVELIMNVGSGAGFAMVFAMLIAAILWNLGTWFLGIPASSSHTLIGSILGVGIMNYILNAGTGASGIDMEQVMKVGKALLFSPLIGFAFAAIVFLLVKKIFKRQLELFQPPEGNKPPPPLIRAMLIFTCTGVSFAHGSNDGQKGMGLIMLILIGCVPLAYSLNKNLDVQHIQSFGQLSAQTADVIYPNHQDIPDEQARDVITKYIQTKEITPEVVPALASLTDHLGEKVGSYTSIKDVPEAQVSEFRNDMYLSTTAFKRLDKAEALPAMSAAQEKTVDEYRDNLDSFLQYIPTWVKVATALALGLGTMVGWKRIVVTVGERIGKQHMTYGQGMSAELVAMSTIAAADGFGMPVSTTHVLNSAVAGTMVANKSGLNFQMVKTILSAWIFTLPATICLSGTLYWLLLKVF